TTTCCCGCCCCGTTCGGACCGACGATCGCCACGCACTCGCCCGCGCGGACCGCGAACGACGCCGCGGAGAGCTGCGGCGCCGGCGCCCCAGGATACCGCACCGTCGCATCGCGGAGCTCGAAGGCCGGTGCTCCCACCTGCATCACGCCGTTCTCCTTGCCGACCGCCGCAGCAGCATCCCGAACAGCGGCACGCCGACCAGCGCCGTGATCACCCCGACCGGAAGCTCGAGCGGAGCGAACAGGGCGCGGGCGCCGGCGTCGGCCAGCACGAGGAACGCGCCTCCCAGGACGAACGCCGAGGGGAGCAACACTCGATGGTCGGGTCCGCGCAGGATCCGGATGGCGTGCGGGACCGCGAGACCGACGAACCCGATGATGCCGGAGGAAGCGACGGCAGCGGCGGTGAGCAGCGAAGCGGCGACGTACACCCGGCGCTTGGAGCGCGCGACGTCGGCGCCGAGGTGTTGGGCCGGCTCCTCCCCGAGCGCCAGCAGGTTCAGCGCGCGGGATTCGCGCGCGAGCACTACCAGGGCGGGAGCGGAGTAGGCCGCGAGCGCCGCCACACCGACCCATCCCACTCCACCCAGTCCGCCCATCAGCCACAGCATCGCGGAACGGACGCCGGTCGCCTCGGCGACAGCCAGGATCCCGCTCACCACCGCTCCCGCGAACGCGCCCACCACTACTCCGGCGAGCAGGAGGACCCGGCTGTCGAGCGCGCTACCCGCGACCAGAGCGAGACGGTACACGACGGCGATGGCTACGAGCGAGCCGGCGAACGCGGCCGCGGGGAGGGCCCACGCGGACTGGAACCCCGCCGCGATCGCCAGGACGGCGCCGAGACTGCTCCCGCCCGACAGACCGAGCAGGTAGGGATCGGCGAGGGGATTGCGGACCAGGGCCTGAAGCGCGGCGCCGGCCACCGCGAGCACGCCGCCCACTACGAACCCCAGGACCACCCGCGGAACCCTCAGCGACCAGACTATCGCGCGGGTCGACTCGTCGCCGGCGCCGGCGATCGCGGCCATCACTTGCGCGGGCCCGAGGCGCGAGCCGCCGACGGCCAGCCCGACCAGGGCCGCCCCGATCCACGCGGCGGCGAGCAGCGCGACGAACGTTCGAGCTGGGAGACGCTTCATCGGCGGGGCCCCAGTGCCGCGAGCCTCGCCGCCAGATCGCGCACCGCCTGCGGCATCCGGGGCGACGGCCGGCCGTAGAGGCTGCCGTCCACTGCCAGCACGCGATGCGCCCGCACCGCGGGCACCGACCGCCAGCCGGGCCGGGACGCGAGGTCGAGAGTGCGCGAGGTGTCTGAGGTCAGCACCAGGATCACGTCGGGGTCGCGAGCCACGATCGTTTCGAGACTCACCGGCGCCGACGGCTGGGGGATGTCGGCGAAGACGTTCGCGGCGCCGGCCGCCGCCAGGATCTCCGAGAGGTAGGAGCCGGCTCCCACCGTGATCGGCGGGTTCGACTCGACGTCCACGTACACGCGCACCCGCGACGACGCGCCGGCGGCGCTGCGCGCCCGCTCGGCGTCGAGGCGGCGATCGAACGAGGCGAGGAGCGTGCCGGCCGAAGCCGAATCGCCGGCGGCCTCAGCGATCAGGCGCGCGGCGCGCCGGAGGTCGTTGGTGAGGTCGGTGCGCAGGACGGCGGTGGGAATGCCGAGCGCCTCGAAGCGCCCGAGCGCCGGCCGGTTGGCAGCCGAGGCATACAGGAGCACCAGGTCGGGGTGCAGTGCGGCGACCGCCTCGACGTTGGGCCCGATGCCGTTGCCGAGGTCCGGCACGGCGAGCGCGGCGGCCGGGAAGTCGCACCAGTGGGTGCGTCCTACCAGCCGGTCACCGAGCCCTAAGGCGAACACCAGCTCGGTGGTAGCGGGGGCGAGCGATACGATCCGGCGGGCGGGCGCGGCGAGGGCGATGCGGCGCCCCCAATCGTCGGTGA
This genomic window from Gemmatimonadales bacterium contains:
- a CDS encoding iron ABC transporter permease, with product MKRLPARTFVALLAAAWIGAALVGLAVGGSRLGPAQVMAAIAGAGDESTRAIVWSLRVPRVVLGFVVGGVLAVAGAALQALVRNPLADPYLLGLSGGSSLGAVLAIAAGFQSAWALPAAAFAGSLVAIAVVYRLALVAGSALDSRVLLLAGVVVGAFAGAVVSGILAVAEATGVRSAMLWLMGGLGGVGWVGVAALAAYSAPALVVLARESRALNLLALGEEPAQHLGADVARSKRRVYVAASLLTAAAVASSGIIGFVGLAVPHAIRILRGPDHRVLLPSAFVLGGAFLVLADAGARALFAPLELPVGVITALVGVPLFGMLLRRSARRTA
- a CDS encoding helical backbone metal receptor encodes the protein MAVRRLLHPVRFSIVLPAVLAAACSRAPARGALAVTDDWGRRIALAAPARRIVSLAPATTELVFALGLGDRLVGRTHWCDFPAAALAVPDLGNGIGPNVEAVAALHPDLVLLYASAANRPALGRFEALGIPTAVLRTDLTNDLRRAARLIAEAAGDSASAGTLLASFDRRLDAERARSAAGASSRVRVYVDVESNPPITVGAGSYLSEILAAAGAANVFADIPQPSAPVSLETIVARDPDVILVLTSDTSRTLDLASRPGWRSVPAVRAHRVLAVDGSLYGRPSPRMPQAVRDLAARLAALGPRR